Within the Streptomyces sp. NBC_00554 genome, the region AACTCCTTGACGAGCCCGTCGGTGACCCGGAAGACACCGCCGAGGGCGCCGACGTCCTCGCCCATGACGTGGACGGCCGGGTCGGCGGCCATGGCGTCGCGCAGCGCCCGCCCGAGGGCCTGCGCCATGGTCGCCGGTTTGAGGGCAACGGTCGTCATCGCCCGGCTCCTTCCGGCCCGTGCGCCTCGGCCGCCAGCTCCGCGCGCAGTTGCGCCTCCTGCTCACGCAGTTGCGGTGTGGGCTCGGCATACACATGGGCGAACAGATCCATGGGGTCGAGCACCGGGTCCTGGTTCATGCGCTCACGCAGATCCGCGGCCATCGTCTCGGCATCCTCGCGGGCGGACCGCATCGCGTCCTCGTCGAGCAGCCCGCGCTCGGTCAACTCGTGCTCCAGGAGCGCGATCGGGTCGTGCGCGCGCCAGGTCTCCACCTCGGAATCGACTCGGTAGCGGGTCGCGTCGTCGGCGTTGGTGTGGGCGTCGATGCGGTACGTCACCGCCTCGACGAGCGTCGGACCGCCCCCCGCGCGCGCACGGCGGACGGCTTCGCTCAGCACCTCGTGCACGGCCGCAGCGTCGTTGCCGTCCACCAGGCGGCCCGGCATCCCGTAGCCGACGGCCTTGTGGGCCAGCGACGGGGCGGCGGTCTGCTTGGCGAGCGGTACGGAGATCGCGAAGCCGTTGTTCTGGACGAGAAAGACGACCGGGGCCTGCCATACGGCGGCGAAGTTCAGCGCCTCGTGGAAGTCGCCCTCGCTGGTGCCGCCGTCGCCGACCATCGCGAGGGCGACCACGTCGTCGCCCTTGAGCCGGGCGGCGTGCGCGAGGCCCACGGCGTGCGGGAGCTGGGTCGCGAGGGGGGTGCACAGGGGCGCGATCCGGTACTCGCGGGGGTCGTAGCCGGTGTGCCAGTCGCCGCGCAGGAGGGTGAGCGCCTGGACCGGGTCGAGGCCGCGGGCGACGGCGGCGAGCGTGTCGCGGTAGCTGGGGAAGAGCCAGTCGCGGTCCTCCAGCACGAGCGCAGCGGCGACCTCGCAGGCCTCCTGGCCCGTGCTGGAGGGGTACACGGCGAGGCGGCCCTGCTTGGTGAGGGCGGTGGCCTGCGTGTTGTAACGGCGGCCGCGCACCAGCTCCGCGTACAGACGGCGCAGCAGCCCCGGGTCGGCCTGCGCGGCCGCCTCGGTGCCGAGCACGCGGTACGGCAGCGCGTCGGGCAGCAGCGGCGCGGGGTCGGTGCGGGGCTGCCAGGCCGGCGGCGGCGTTGGCCGGTAAGCGCCTCGCTGCTCCATGACCGTCATGACGGCACCTCCTCGTGGGAGACGGCTTCAGACGCGTCACGGTTGTGATGCGCCTCACCTACCGATTGTTCGGTCGTCGGCACATTTTGGCTACAGACCCCTTCAAGCTGTGGACAAACGGTTCTGCACAGCCTGAAATGGACGCAGTACGTCCATGGTAGGGAGGCGGGGGGACATGGCACCTGAACAAATGGCCGAGCCGCCGGAGGCCGGCCCCGCCCTTCCACCCGCCCGTCCCCTCGACGCCATAGATCAGGACATCCTCCAGATGCTCCAGGCGAACGGCCGTGCCTCGATACGCTCCGTGGCCGAACGTGTCCATGTGTCACGAGCCAACGCCTACGCGCGTATCAACCGCCTCATCGAGGACGGCGTGATCCGCGGCTTCGGGGCGCGCGTGGATCACGAACGCGCCGGGCAGGGCACCTCGGCGTACGTCACCCTGAAGATCGTGCAGAACTCCTGGCGCACGGTCCGCGAGCAGCTGAGAGTGCTCCCCGGCGCCTCCCACATCGCCCTGGTGGGCGGCGATTTCGACGTGCTCCTGCTGGTGCACACCCCGGACAACAAGGCCCTGCGCGAACTGGTGCTCACCCGCCTCCAGGCCATCCCGGAGGTGCTCAGCACCCGCACACTGCTGGTGTTCGAGGAAGAGGACCTGGAACCGCAGTCCTGAACGCCCCGGTGACCGGGGCGTTCAACCGAGGGACGCCTTGGTGACCCGGGAGGTCAGGACTCCTTGCGCAGTCCCCCGAAGACCAACTGCGCCACCGCGTCGGCCACTTCCCGCTCGTCCATGCCCCGCCCGTCGGGCCGGTACCACTCCACGATCGAGTTGATCATTCCGAACACCAGCCGGGTCGCGAGCCGGACCTCCACGTCGCCGCGTACGTCACCGTCCGCGGCCGCCGCCTTCAGCAGCTCGGCCACCTGGTGGTCGAAGTCGCGGCGCCGCTCCAGGGCCCACCGCTCGGTGTCCGTGTTGCCGCGCACGCGCAGCAGCAGCGTCACGTACGGCAGCTCGGTGGTGAGCACCTCGACCATGCGGCGCACCACGTACTCCAGGCGCTCCACGGCACGCCCCACGCGCGCGTGCTCCTCGTCGAGGATCCCGAAGAGGCCGTCGAGGGCCCGGCTGACGGCCCTGCGCAGCAGCTCTTCCTTGCCGGTGACGTGGTGGTATATCGACGATTTGGAGATGCCCGCCGCCTTGGAGAGGTGCTCCATGGAGGTGCCGTCGTAGCCGCGCTCGATGAAGACCTGGACGGCGACGGAGAGGAGGGTCTCCGGGGTGTACGTGTCGCGCTTGGCGGTGGTCATGAGGTGCCCTCCCGCTTGTCAACCGTGTTTCCGTGACGGTACAGCGCCAGTGAGGGCGCGTAGCGGCCGGAGGGTTCGCGCAGATGCAGCTCTTCCAGGAGGTCGTGCGCCCAGGCGCTGCCGAGCCTGCGGCTCCACTCGAAGGGGCCCAGCGGGTAGTTGACGCCGAGCCGCATCGCCGTGTCGATGTCCTCCTCGGTGGCCACTCCCTTGGCGACGGCGTCGTGCGCCAGGTCGACGATCCGGGCCACGGTCCGGGCGACGATCATGCCCGGGGCGTCCCCGATGACGCTGACGTCCTTGCCCAGCGCCTGGAAGAGGCCGATGGCCTCCGCGAGCGTCCAGGGAGCGGTGTCCTGGCAGGCCGACAGGGCGATCCTGGTCGCCTTCCGGTAGTCGAGCGCCAGGTCGAAGTAGACGACGTCACGGAACTCGACGGAAGTCTGGCCGTCGGCGAGGACCAGCTGACCGCCGCTGGGCAGGACCAGGCGGGTGCCGTGGTCCTCCTCGTCCTCACGGACCTGGATGCCCGCCTCGCGGATCAGCGGGAGGAGCTCGGCGGCCGGGCCCAGATCACCCTCCACGAGGACGTACGCGGGCGCCTGCGCCTTCTCGGCAGTGTGCGGCTCGGGGCGCTCGGCGTCCTCCCCGTAGTCGTACCAGCCGTGTCCCGTCTTGCGGCCGTGCCGGCCGGACTCGACCAGCCGCCGCTGGGCGAGCGAGGGCGTGAAGCGCACGTCCTGGAAGAAGGCCTGCCACACGGAGTGCGTGACGGACTCGTTGACGTCCTGGCCGATCAGGTCGGTCAGCTCGAAGGCGCCCATCCGGAAGCCGCCGGACTCGCGCAGGATCGCGTCGATGGTGGCCGGGTCGGCGGCCTGCGACTCGAACACCGCGAAGGCCTCGGCGTAGAAGGGCCGCGCGATGCGGTTGACGATGAAACCGGGGGTGTCGGCGCAGGCGACGGGGGTCTTCCCCCAGGCGCGTGCGATCTCGTACGCGTGCGTGGCCGACGAGAAGTCGCTCGCGTACCCGGAGACGACCTCCACGAGGGGCAGCAGCGGCGCCGGGTTGAAGAAGTGCAGTCCGACGAGGCGGCCCGGGTTGCGCAGGGCGCCGCCGATGGCCGTGACGGACAGGGACGAGGTGTTGGTGGCGAGCAGGCAGTCGTCCCCGACGATGTCCTCGAGCTCGCGGAACAGCCGCTGTTTCACCTCGAGTTGTTCGGCCACCGCCTCGACGACCAGCGCGCAGTCCGCGAGGTCTTCCAGCCTCCCGGCCGGTCGCAGCCGATCGCGTGCGGCGTCCCGGTCGGCGCCGGTGAGCCGGTCCTTCTCGACGAGCCGGTCGAGGCGCGCGCCGATCGCTTCGGCCGCCGCGCCGGCGCGCCCGGGGACGGCGTCGTAGAGCCGCACGGAGTGGCCCGCGAGCAGCGCGACCTGGGCGATGCCCTGCCCCATCGTGCCGGTGCCGACGACGGCCACGGGGCTGCTGAGGTCGAGTGCTGTCATGCTCGCGATCCTCCCGCACAGGGTTTTCCACAGATACGGCGGACCCCCTTGCCCCGACCGATCGTTCGGTTAATCTAACTCTGAATGCCCGCCCGTCGCCCACCACCACCCTGCCAGAGACGCTTCGAGCCGCACCTTCTGAAAATCCTGCCCAGATTCACAGCTCAATCCACAGCTCGATGAAGAGCTGCTTCGAGGAGGAGTTGGTCCCTGATGGCCGCCGAACTCACCGCGCACCAGCTGATCGCCCAGCACCGGCCCACCCTCGACCAGGCGCTGGAAGCGATCCGCACGCGCGCGTACTGGTCCCCCCACCCCGAACACCCCAAGGCGTACGGCGAGAACGGCAGCCTGGGCATGGCGGAGGGCAAGGCCGCCTTCGACGCCCTCCTCGGCACCCGCATCGACCTCGGCCAGCCCGGCACCGACGACTGGGTGGGCGGCGAGGTCTCGCCGTACGGCATCGAGTTGGGTGTCACCTACCCGCACGCGGACGTCGACGTGCTGCTGCCCGCCATGCGCGCGGGGCAGCGTGCCTGGCGCGACGCGGGCGCGGAGGCGCGTGCCGCGGTCTGCCTGGAGATCCTCAAGCGGATCAGCGACCGCACCCACGAGTTCGCACACGCGGTCATGCACACCAGCGGCCAGGCCTTCATGATGGCGTTCCAGGCGGGCGGCCCGCACGCGCAGGACCGCGGCCTGGAGGCGGTGGCGTACGCGTACGTGGAGCAGGTCCGCACGCCGGACAGCGCGGAGTGGGTCAAGCCCCAGGGCAAGCGGGACCCGCTCACCATGACCAAGCGGTTCACGCCCGTGCCGCGCGGCATCGCCCTCCTGATCGGCTGCAACACCTTCCCGACGTGGAACGGCTATCCGGGCCTGTTCGCCTCCCTCGCCACCGGCAACGCCGTGCTCGTGAAGCCCCACCCGCGCGCGGTGCTGCCGCTCGCGCTCACCGTCCAGGTGGCTCGCGAGGTGCTCGCCGAGACGGGCTTCAACCCGAACCTGGTGGCACTGGCCGCCGAGCGCCCCGGCGAAGGCATCGCCAAGACCCTCGCCGTACGGCCCGAGATCCGGATCATCGACTACACCGGCTCGACGGCGTTCGGCGACTGGCTGGAGGCCAACGCCCGCCAGGCGCAGGTCTACACGGAGAAGGCCGGCGTCAACACGGTGATCGTGGAGTCGACCGACAACTACAAGGGCATGCTGTCCAACCTGGCCTTCTCCCTGTCCCTGTACAGCGGCCAGATGTGCACCACCCCGCAGAACCTGCTGATCCCGCGCGACGGCATCACCACGGAGGAGGGCCCCAAGTCCTTCGACGAGGTGGTCGCCGACCTCGCCAAGTCGGTCGGCGGGCTCCTGGGCGACGACGCCCGCGCCAACGCGCTCCTCGGAGCCATCGTGAACCCCGACGTGAAGGCCCGCCTGGAAGCCGCCTCCGGCCTCGGCGAAGTCGCGCTCCCCTCACGGGAGATCAGCAACCCGGAGTTCCCGGACGCGGTCGTCCGTACACCGGTGATCGTGAAGCTCGACGGCACCAAGCCGGACGACGAGGCGGCCTACATGAGCGAGTGCTTCGGCCCCGTCTCCTTCGCCGTCGCCGTCGACTCGGCGGCCGACGCGGTGGACCTGCTGCGCCGCACGATCCGCGACAAGGGCGCGATGACGGTCGGCGCGTACACCAGCTCGGAGGAGTTCGAGCAGGCCGTGCAGGAGGCCTGCCTGGAGGAGTGCGCCCAGCTCTCGCTGAACCTCACGGGCGGCGTGTACGTCAACCAGACGGCCGCGTTCTCCGACTTCCACGGCTCGGGCGGCAACCCGGCCGCCAACGCGGCCCTGAGCGACGGAGCGTTCGTCGCCAACCGCTTCCGCGTGGTGGAGGTACGCCGGGACGCGTAGGGCCTGTCTGACAATTCCCGTCGTCGCCCGGAGGGCGGCCTCGCGCCCGCTGCGGCAGCAGCTCGTGTCGCAGTAGGTGCGTGCTCTCGGCGTGCCGGGCGTAGACCCTCGTACTGGACGTACTTGGGTCTGCGCCCGGTACGGCGAAGGGGGTCCCCCCGCCCGAGCCGGGCGAAGCCGGTTCGAGGGTGGGGGCGCGTGCATGGCGTCGCGAGGCAGACGGGAATTGTCAGACAGGCCCTACCCCTCAGGCCGTCGCGCCCCCGGTCGCGCTCCAGTGGAACAGCGTCATCGCAACGCTGGTCGCGAGGTTGTAGCTGGAGACCTGGGGGCGCATCGGCAGGGACACCAAGTGGTCGGTGCGGGCCCGGAGTTCGGCGGACAGGCCGCTGCGCTCGGAGCCGAAGGCGAGGACCGCGTCGTCGGGGAGCTTGAGCCCACGGATGTCCTCGCCCTCCGGGTCCAGCGCGAACACCGGGCCCGGCGGCAGCTCGTCCACCGTCAGCCGCTCCACGGCGGTCGCGAAGTGCAGGCCCGCCCCGCCGCGTACGACCGTGGGATGCCAGGGGTCGAGCGAGCCCGTCGTGACCACCCCGGTCGCCGCGAAGCCCGCCGCGAGCCGGATCACGGCCCCGGCGTTGCCCAGGTTGCGCGGGTTGTCGAGGACCACGACGGGCGCCGGACGCGGCATCCGGGCCAGCGTCTCCAGATGGGCCGCCCGGGACGGACGTACGGCGAGAGCGGCCACCGAAGTGGGGTGCGGACGCGGCACCAGGGCCTTCAGCGTCGCCTCCGGGACCTCCACCAGCAGCCCCTCGACGGCCTCTCGTACGTCGGGGGCCAGGTCGTCGGCCAGCGCGAGTGCCGCCTGCCGATCGGTCGTGACGGCCACCGGGATGCGGGCCTGGAAGCGCAGCGCGTGCTTGAGGGCGTGGAAACCGTCGAGCAGTACGGAACCATCCGCGAGGCGGTGCCAGGCTCGTACGGCGTCCTGGGGGTCCGTGACGCCGGGTGTTCCGAGCCTGCCGTCGGGGTCGTTCATGCCCTGAAGCCTACGTGCGTGGGCTCGGCCGGATCCGGGGCGCTCGGCTGCTGCTCGCGCGGACCCGGCAACGTACGGCCGCCGTCACCCGAAAACAGCTCTCCACGCGCGCGTGTGACCCATCCGCCGAGGCGCCGCAGGAACGACGTCGGCAGGAACACCGCGTCGGCGGCGATCATCGCGAGCGAGAAGAACGGCAGCCCGAGCACCACGGCGATCACCGCGTGCTCGGTCATCATGACCACCAGGAGCACGTTCTTGACCCGCCGGTTGAACAGGGTGAACGGGAAGGCGACCTGGGCGATGACCGTCCCGTACGTCACCAGCATCACGATCGTGCCGTACTGCGTCATCAGGTCGGACAGAGCCGGCCAGGGCGAGAAGTAGTCCAGGTGGAGCGGGTAGTAGACCGCGGTGCCGTCCTGCCAGCGCGAGCCCTGGATCTTGTACCAGCCGGCGGTCGCGTAGATCAGACAGGCCTCGGCCATGATCACGACCAGGGCCGCGTTGTGCACGAGGTTGGCGACGACGTCCAGCAGGATCCGGGGCTCGGCGGCGCGCACGCTGCTGCTGACGGCCCACCACAGGGCCTGCACCGCCCACAGCCCCCAGAAGACCAGCAGCCAGCCGCCACTGAGCCGTCCCGCGAAAGTCACCGTCGCCAGCGCGAAGCCGAGCACCCCCCACAGCGCGGGGCCGACCCGGTCGGGCCCGACACGCTCTCCACGCGCGCGTGCCTCCCGCCCGAGCCGAGCCCGCCGCGCGTCCAGCGAGCACACCTGGCCGCAGCGCGTGAACACCAGGTAGATCGCCATCAGGTGGATGACGTTGTCGCCGCCGTCCCCCATGAAGACGCTGCGGTTCTGCAGCGAGAGCACGCCGACCATGAAGAGCACGGACATCGTGCGGGTCCGCCAGCCCAGCAGCAGCAGGAGACTAGACAGGGCGGCGAGGGCGTAGACGATCTCGAACCAGATCTGGCTGTCGGACCACATCAGGGCCGTGAAGGCGTGGTTGTTGGCGATGAGCTGCTGGGCGATGTCCCAGCTCCACGGCCCGTCGGGCCCGTACATCTCCTGGCGGTGCGGATACTCGCGCAGCAGGAACAGCAGCCAGGTGACGGAGAATCCGATACGGATCACGGCGCTCTGGTAGGGGCCGAGGGCCGCCCCGGTGACCCGGCTGATGCCGCGCGAGAGCGACAGGGCGTAACGGTTCATCGGGCGCTCGCCTCCGCCGTCTCCTGCTGCCGGTCGCCCTCGGCGACGGACCACCAGGGCAGTTCGCGGAGCACGGGCTTGTCGGACACCTGCTCCTGGCTCCACTCGGGCGGCGTCACGTTGGTCGTACGGGAACGGACCTGGACGCTTTCGACGACGGCGTCCTTGCCGCCGGCCTGCAGGCGGTCCAGGCGCAGCACGACGACCCGGCGCAGATAGCGCTCGGAGAGGTCACCGCGCATGCCCGAGGGGCGGTTCTCGGCGTCGTGCGAACTGACGTAGAAGTCCCAGGACCGGCGCAGTTCGTTCTGATCGGTGTGGCTCGGCAGCAGGTTGCCGTCGATGGCCGCGCCGTCGAGCGCCGACAGGTCGTACCACCCGGTCTCGCGGCTGGTGCCGTCCGGCGTACGGACCTGGGCGCGCACCTGGACGGCGATGTTCTGCTGCAGGGGGTTCGGCGCGAACAACTTCCAGTTCTGCTCGAACTCGGGGTAGATCCACTCCTCGATCGCCGTGCCGTGCTGCTTGGTGACGGTGTTCGAGGGCGCGAGGTGCAGGAACACCATGCCGAGATGCACACAGGCCGTGACCGCGACGACCGCGAGGGCGAGGGCGGCGGCGATCTGGTAGCCGGGGGAGAGGGCGGCTATGCCGGTGGGGGCGAGTGTGTCGCCTGGCGCGGTTCCGGCCGGGACCGTGGGTTCGCCTTCGGTGAGTCCGCCGGGCACGTTGGACGCGTCCGGAGCGTTGGGCAGGTCAGTGGCGGTGGACACCTCGCGGGTGTCGGGCGTGGAGGGGATATCAGGTGCGCCGGGAGTGTCGCGCCTGGCAGGCGCGGGCCCGTCGGGCGGCGCGTCCGGCGCTTGCCGGCCGTTCGAGCCCTCGTCGTACGCGTCCATTCCGCCCCTATCCCGATCCGGTCACACTCCCCACCACCGAGGCCGCGCGGCGTCGTCGTACCGCCCGCGAGCCCCACGCTGCGGCGTTCGCACGGGAACGGTACTCAGGCCAGATCGCCCGGCACAGCCCCATGAGCCACAGCGGCCACATCAGCCGCCAAGAGGTTATCCACAGCGGTTGACACCTTACGGCGACTCGTCTCACCATTGAATCCGGGCAGACCGAACGATCGGTCTGCAAGGGGGAGAGTCATGGCCGATGCCAGTCGCGGGTGACGCAGCCGTGACCGGCCGCTCCCTTCGGTTCCCTTCTCGTAGAACCTGTTCTATCTTGACGCTCCGTCAGATCAGGTGCCTGCCTGGTCTGTTGGCCGGTTGGCCGGTGCATGGGAGGACGGGACCGTGGACTTCACCTTCACCGAGGAACACCAGGCGGCGGTCGAGGCGGCGAAGGCGGTGTTCTCGGGGGTCGCGCCGGACGGGGTGCCCAGCCCCGCACTCACCGCGGGCGCCGTGGCCGAGGACTTCGACCGGGCACTGTGGGCGAAGCTCGCCGACGCGGACCTGCTGAGCCTGCTCCTCGACGCGGAGTACGGCGGGGCAGGTCTCGACGCCGTCGCGCTGTGCCTGGTGCTGCGTGAGTCGGCGCGGGTGCTCGCACGGGTGCCGCTGCTGGAGAGCAGCGCGGCAGCGGTGGCCGTGCAGAGATACGGCGGCGAGGAGCTGAAGGCGGAGGTACTCACGCGGGCGGGCCGCGGCGAGCTGGTGCTGACCGTCGCCGCTAACGGCCGCAGCGGCCATGACGGGGCCGAACTCGCCGTGACCGCACGGCAGGACGGTGAGGCGTGGGTGCTGGACGGGGTACAGACCGCCGTTCCCTGGGCGCAGAACGCCGACTTCACCCTCGTACCCGCGCACACGGCTGCAGACAGGACCGTCCTCGCACTCGTGCCCCGCGTCCACGAAGGAGCCGTACTCGCCGAGCAGATCTCCACCAGTGGCGAGCGGCTCGGTGAACTGCGCTTGGAGTCGGTACGGATCGCCGCCCGGGATGTCATCGACGCGGACGGTGCGTGGGAGTGGTTGCGCGAGCTGCTGACCACCGGGACGTGCGCGCTGGCGCTCGGGCTCGGGGAGGGCGTGCTCGGGATGACGAGCGAATACACCAGCAAGCGGGAGCAGTTCGGGTTCCCGGTCGCCACGTTCCAGGCGGTCGCCGTACAGGCCGCCGACCGCTACATCGACCTGCGCGCGATGGAAGTGACGCTCTGGCAGGCCGCATGGCGGATCAGTACGGGGGCGGGGTGTGCGCTTCCGGCGTCCGGAGACGTGGCCGTCGCCAAGATCTGGGCATCGGAAGGGGTACGGCGGGTCGTGCAGACCGCGCAGCATCTGCACGGAGGGTTCGGCGCCGACACCGACTATCCGCTGCACCGGTACCACGCCTGGGCCAAGCAGCTTGAGCTGGCGCTCGGGCCGGCGGCGGCGCACGAGGAGGCACTGGGCGATCTGCTGGCCGCCCATCCGCTGGGCTGACCGCACGCCCGCCGCCCATCCGGGCGGCCACCTGGGCTCACGCTCGTGCCGGGGCAGGCAGCCGACGCCTCCCCCGGTACGGGTGCGGTCGTTTCAGCCGTTTCAGTTGCTTCAGTCGCTTCAGTCGCTTCAGTCGCTTCAGTCGCTTCAGTCGCTTCAGACCACGAAACCCGGCTGGCCCTTGTCGTCCACCACCGGGCGGCCGGTGGCTGCCCAGACCTGCATGCCGCCGTCGACGTTCACCGCGTCGATGCCCTGCTGGACCAGATACATCGTGACCTGCGCCGAACGGCCACCGGAGCGGCAGATCACGTGGACCTTGCCGTCCTGCGGGGCCGCCTCGGTCAACTCGCCGTAACGCGCGACGAATTCGCTCATGGGGATGTGCAGCGCCCGCTCGGCGTGACCTGCCTCCCACTCGTCGTCCTCCCGGACGTCCAGCAGGAAGTCTCCGTCCGCGAGATCCCCGACCTCGACCGTGGGCACACCAGCTCCGAAACTCATAACTCCGACGCTACCTGACCCCACAGACAGCCCGATCCCCCGCGGACATCCCGGCCGATCAGCTCCAGCGAGCCCGATCAACCGGCTTCAGGTAGTCGGCTCGACCGCTTCAGGCAGTCGCTCGACGGGTTCAGGAAGTCTGCCCCGTCAACTCGGCCAGCTCCGTCTCGCGCTCGCCGACCTGGGTCAGCAGCTGTTCGGCGATCTCCTCCAGGAGCCGGTCGGGATCCTCCGGAGCCATCTTGAGCATCGCGCCGATCGCGCTCTCCTCCAGCTCGCGGGCGACGAACGTGAGCATCTCCTTGCGCTGGGAGAGCCACTCGAGCCGGGCGTAGAGCTCCTCGCTACGGCTCGGCTTCCACTCCTCGGGCACGGGACCCGCGGCCCACTCCGCGGAGAGCTCCCGCAGCAGCGCCTCGTCGCCCCGCGCGTACGCGGCATTGACCCGGGTGATGAACTCGTCGCGCCGCTTGCGCTCGTCCTCGTCCTGCGCCAGGTCGGGGTGGGCCTTGCGGACGAGCTCACGGAAGAGCTTGCGGGCCTCGTCACTGGGGCGCACCCGCTGCGGAGGCCGCACCGGCTGATCCGTCAGCATCGCCACAGCCTCCGGGAACAGTCCCTCGGAGTCCATCCAGCCGTGGAACAGCTCCTCGACGCCCGGCATCGGCATGACCCGCGCCCGCGCCTCGTCCGCCTTGCGGAGGTCCTCCGGGTCTCCGGTGCGCGCGGCCCGCGCCTCGGCGATCAGCGCCTCCAGCTCGTCGAGCCTGGAGTACATCGGCCCGAGCTTCTGGTGATGCAGCCGCGAGAAGTTGTCGACCTCGACCCGGAAGGTCTCCACGGCGATCTCGAACTCGATCAGCGCCTGCTCGGCCGCCCGCACGGCCCGCTCCAACCGCTCCTCGGGCCGCGCCACACTCTCGGTTCCCGTCTGCTCCGAGGTCCCCTGCTCCGACGTCCCACCGTCGGTGCCGGCCTGCTGAAGCGTCTCGCCATCGGGCTCCG harbors:
- a CDS encoding rhodanese-like domain-containing protein, which gives rise to MPTVEVGDLADGDFLLDVREDDEWEAGHAERALHIPMSEFVARYGELTEAAPQDGKVHVICRSGGRSAQVTMYLVQQGIDAVNVDGGMQVWAATGRPVVDDKGQPGFVV